In Thermanaeromonas sp. C210, the genomic stretch GAAGCCCGGGTGGGCCAGAAAATTAAACTCCGGGCCAACCGCGGGCGTAAGAAAATTATAGAGAAGGTCGGCATTCTAGAAAAGACCTATCCCAACATCTTCATCATCCGCCTCGAAGAGCAGAAAATCCCGGAACGCCGCATTTCCTTCAGCTATGCCGACGTCCTCACCGATACCGTGGAACTCATGGTGGAGGGAGAAGAAGGGGATATCA encodes the following:
- a CDS encoding Veg family protein — protein: MAGKEVLATIRQDLEARVGQKIKLRANRGRKKIIEKVGILEKTYPNIFIIRLEEQKIPERRISFSYADVLTDTVELMVEGEEGDIKIGAKS